Proteins from one Acidobacteriota bacterium genomic window:
- the dusB gene encoding tRNA dihydrouridine synthase DusB, whose product MTDGVLRIGPVAVAPALVLAPMAGLTDVTFRRMVRRCGGVGLVVSEILSSEGLVRGGRRTGDYLRMGSDEHPIALQISGADPENMAEAARRCEAQGADVVDLNMGCPVPKVTKGWCGAALLREPVRAAAVARAVVKAVAIPVTAKLRLGWSGSEITFLEVGRALEEAGVAALTLHARTREQGYSGRADWGRIGELKSLVSVPVVGNGDVSTPEEGMDLFASTSCDGVMVGRAAVKNPWIFRQIEDLRTKGAYAVPGLRDRLDLVEAHFEDLLEMGPPGLALHRMKTFLGKYTAGFPGSLALRRSLDRSKSPEALLRTFREWAEPLRRDAPAPSP is encoded by the coding sequence GTGACGGACGGCGTTCTCCGGATCGGGCCCGTGGCCGTGGCGCCCGCCCTCGTTCTCGCTCCCATGGCGGGCCTGACCGACGTGACCTTCCGGCGCATGGTGCGCCGGTGCGGAGGCGTGGGCCTTGTGGTTTCCGAGATCCTGTCCTCGGAGGGGCTGGTTCGGGGCGGACGGCGCACCGGGGACTACCTCCGCATGGGATCCGACGAGCACCCCATCGCGCTCCAGATCTCCGGGGCCGATCCCGAGAACATGGCCGAGGCGGCCCGCCGCTGCGAGGCCCAGGGCGCGGACGTGGTGGACCTCAACATGGGATGCCCCGTCCCCAAGGTGACGAAGGGATGGTGCGGTGCGGCCCTCCTGAGGGAGCCCGTCCGGGCGGCCGCCGTGGCGAGGGCCGTGGTGAAGGCCGTGGCGATCCCTGTGACGGCCAAGCTGCGGTTGGGGTGGTCGGGATCGGAAATCACCTTCCTCGAAGTCGGGAGAGCCCTGGAGGAGGCGGGCGTCGCCGCCCTGACCCTGCACGCCAGGACCCGTGAGCAGGGCTACTCGGGCCGGGCCGACTGGGGCCGGATCGGCGAGCTCAAGTCCCTCGTCTCGGTGCCGGTGGTGGGCAACGGCGACGTGTCCACACCGGAGGAGGGGATGGACCTGTTTGCCTCCACCTCCTGCGACGGGGTCATGGTGGGCCGGGCCGCGGTCAAGAACCCGTGGATCTTCCGTCAGATCGAGGACCTGCGGACCAAGGGAGCCTACGCCGTGCCCGGCCTCCGCGACCGGCTGGACCTCGTGGAGGCTCATTTCGAGGACCTCCTCGAGATGGGGCCGCCGGGCCTGGCCCTTCATCGGATGAAGACCTTCCTGGGAAAATACACGGCCGGGTTCCCGGGCTCCCTCGCCCTCCGCCGGTCCCTCGACCGCTCCAAGAGCCCCGAGGCCCTCTTGAGGACCTTCCGAGAGTGGGCCGAGCCCCTCCGGCGGGACGCCCCCGCCCCCTCTCCTTGA
- a CDS encoding S4 domain-containing protein, which yields MRLDLFLKHSRLIRRRSAAKAAALGGGVRVNGRPAKPGREVAPGDLLALMDEEGGALEVEILVLPLRPIPKGRESEFFRIRRPSEALP from the coding sequence ATGCGGCTCGACCTGTTTCTGAAGCACTCCCGCCTCATCCGGAGGAGGAGCGCGGCCAAGGCCGCCGCCCTCGGGGGCGGAGTGCGGGTCAACGGGCGGCCCGCCAAGCCGGGTCGGGAGGTGGCGCCGGGTGACCTCCTCGCGCTGATGGACGAGGAGGGCGGGGCCCTGGAGGTGGAGATCCTGGTCCTTCCCCTGCGTCCCATTCCCAAGGGGCGGGAGTCGGAGTTCTTCCGGATCCGGCGGCCTTCCGAGGCGCTCCCGTGA
- the guaA gene encoding glutamine-hydrolyzing GMP synthase, which translates to MHGGQVVLILDFGSQYTRLIARRVRELGVYCEVVPHDRPAGEIRSRAPIGLILSGGPQSVFAEGAPLPDPALSGLGIPVLGICYGMQWMAHALGGRVVPSGRREYGPALFFGSPESLLFHGPPEPRPIWMSHGDRVETPPEGFRVSGSTESVPVAAMEDPDRGLFALQFHPEVTHTADGREILRRFLFGVCGARGDWTMTSFIEEAVAQIRREVGGERVLCAISGGVDSSVAALLVQRAVGDRLAGLFIDHGLLRKGEAEAVSSRLRDGLKLDLRKVDASEEFFLALRGLSDPEEKRKAVGRTFVEVFEREAQALGRVPYLVQGTIYPDRIESAAASSVAAVIKSHHNVGGLPERMRMKIVEPIRDLFKDEVREVGRLLGLDAAFVDRHPFPGPGLAVRILGEVTREDADLLREADAIFLEEIRREGLYGAVSQAFAVLLPVRTVGVMGDARTYDRVAALRAVVTEDFMTADWYRFPPDFLGRVSSRIVNEVKGISRVVYDVTSKPPGTIEWE; encoded by the coding sequence ATGCACGGCGGACAGGTCGTCCTCATCCTCGATTTCGGTTCTCAGTACACGCGCCTGATCGCCCGGCGCGTGAGGGAACTGGGCGTGTACTGCGAAGTGGTCCCCCACGACCGCCCGGCCGGAGAAATCCGTTCCCGGGCCCCCATCGGGCTCATCCTTTCGGGCGGCCCCCAGTCCGTTTTCGCGGAGGGCGCGCCCTTGCCGGATCCGGCCCTTTCCGGCCTGGGGATCCCCGTCCTGGGCATCTGCTACGGGATGCAGTGGATGGCCCACGCCCTGGGCGGCAGAGTGGTTCCATCGGGCCGCCGGGAATACGGCCCCGCCCTCTTCTTCGGAAGCCCGGAGAGCCTTCTCTTCCACGGGCCACCGGAGCCTCGGCCCATCTGGATGAGCCACGGAGACCGGGTGGAGACCCCTCCCGAGGGCTTTCGGGTTTCGGGGAGCACGGAAAGCGTCCCCGTGGCCGCCATGGAAGATCCGGATAGGGGCCTCTTCGCCCTCCAGTTTCACCCCGAAGTGACGCACACCGCCGACGGGCGGGAGATCCTGCGCCGCTTTCTCTTCGGCGTATGCGGGGCGCGCGGCGATTGGACCATGACCTCCTTCATCGAGGAGGCCGTGGCTCAGATCCGGCGGGAGGTGGGAGGAGAGCGGGTTCTCTGCGCCATCTCCGGAGGGGTGGATTCGTCGGTGGCGGCCCTCCTGGTTCAACGGGCCGTCGGGGACCGGCTCGCGGGCCTCTTCATCGACCACGGACTCCTCAGGAAGGGGGAGGCCGAAGCCGTTTCCAGCCGCCTTCGGGACGGGCTGAAGTTGGATCTGCGGAAGGTGGACGCCTCGGAGGAGTTCTTCTTGGCCCTCAGAGGCCTGTCCGATCCCGAGGAGAAGCGCAAGGCGGTGGGCCGGACCTTCGTGGAGGTCTTCGAGCGGGAGGCCCAGGCGCTCGGCCGGGTTCCCTATCTGGTGCAAGGCACCATCTACCCGGACCGCATCGAATCGGCGGCCGCCTCGTCCGTCGCCGCCGTCATCAAGAGCCACCACAACGTGGGCGGACTGCCCGAGCGCATGCGCATGAAGATCGTCGAGCCGATCCGCGACCTGTTCAAGGACGAGGTTCGCGAGGTGGGCCGACTGTTGGGGCTGGACGCCGCCTTCGTGGACCGGCATCCCTTTCCGGGTCCCGGCCTCGCCGTCCGGATCCTCGGCGAGGTGACGCGGGAGGATGCCGACCTCCTTCGGGAGGCCGACGCGATCTTCCTCGAGGAGATCCGCCGGGAGGGCCTTTACGGGGCCGTCTCCCAGGCCTTCGCCGTCCTCCTTCCCGTCCGCACGGTGGGCGTCATGGGGGACGCCAGGACCTACGACCGCGTGGCGGCCCTGAGGGCGGTGGTGACCGAGGACTTCATGACGGCCGACTGGTACCGATTCCCGCCCGACTTCCTCGGGCGCGTGTCGAGCCGCATCGTGAACGAAGTGAAGGGCATCAGCCGGGTGGTCTACGATGTGACCTCCAAACCCCCCGGAACCATCGAATGGGAGTGA